The Pseudomonas triclosanedens genome has a window encoding:
- the fliN gene encoding flagellar motor switch protein FliN — translation MTGPLSDNEFDSLINDSDLSLTQESAGETLDAVRAPLPQQDLSFFGKIPVNVTLEVASVEISLKELMGVDGGSVIILDKLAGEPLDVKVNGALFAKAEVVVMNGNYGLRVLELCGASLDALTA, via the coding sequence ATGACTGGCCCACTTTCGGACAACGAGTTCGACTCGTTGATCAACGACAGCGACCTCAGCCTCACCCAGGAAAGCGCCGGGGAAACCCTCGATGCCGTGCGCGCGCCGCTGCCGCAGCAGGACTTGAGCTTCTTCGGCAAGATTCCGGTGAACGTCACCCTGGAGGTTGCCTCGGTGGAGATTTCCCTCAAGGAGCTGATGGGTGTCGACGGGGGCAGCGTGATCATCCTCGACAAGCTCGCTGGCGAGCCGCTGGACGTGAAGGTCAATGGCGCGCTGTTCGCCAAGGCCGAGGTGGTGGTGATGAACGGCAACTATGGCCTGCGCGTGCTCGAACTGTGCGGCGCCAGCCTCGACGCTCTGACCGCGTGA
- the fliP gene encoding flagellar type III secretion system pore protein FliP (The bacterial flagellar biogenesis protein FliP forms a type III secretion system (T3SS)-type pore required for flagellar assembly.) gives MLRRSLAAPCVKALGLFAVALCPLYAQAAGGEVTLFNLHDTADGQTFSVKLQILIVMTLLGFLPAMLMLMTCFTRFVIVLAILRQAIGLQQSPPNNVLVGIALIMTMLVMRPVWQDVYANAYQPFESDQISLEEGLGRAKQTLSRFMLAQTNRTSLEMMVSLAGETVPQNLEDLDFSLLLPSFVLSELKTAFQLGFMIFIPFLVIDLVVASVLMAMGMMMLSPMMISLPFKLMIFVLVDGWALMMGTLTSSVQPL, from the coding sequence ATGCTGCGTCGTTCCCTGGCCGCGCCCTGCGTGAAGGCGCTGGGCCTGTTCGCCGTCGCCCTGTGCCCGCTCTACGCGCAGGCGGCCGGTGGCGAGGTCACGCTGTTCAATCTCCACGATACGGCGGACGGCCAGACGTTCAGCGTCAAGCTGCAGATCCTCATCGTCATGACGTTGCTGGGTTTCCTCCCGGCGATGCTCATGCTGATGACCTGCTTCACCCGCTTCGTCATCGTGCTGGCGATCCTGCGCCAGGCCATTGGCTTGCAGCAGAGCCCGCCGAACAACGTGCTGGTGGGCATCGCGCTGATCATGACCATGCTGGTGATGCGGCCGGTCTGGCAGGACGTCTACGCCAACGCGTACCAGCCCTTCGAGTCCGACCAGATCAGCCTGGAAGAGGGCCTGGGCCGCGCCAAGCAGACCCTGAGCCGCTTCATGCTCGCCCAGACCAACCGCACCTCCCTGGAAATGATGGTTTCGCTGGCCGGTGAAACGGTGCCGCAGAACCTCGAGGACCTGGATTTTTCACTGTTGCTGCCGTCCTTCGTGCTCAGCGAGTTGAAAACCGCCTTCCAGCTCGGCTTCATGATCTTCATCCCGTTCCTGGTGATCGACCTGGTGGTGGCCAGCGTGCTGATGGCGATGGGCATGATGATGCTGTCGCCGATGATGATCTCGCTGCCGTTCAAGCTGATGATCTTCGTGCTGGTGGACGGCTGGGCGCTGATGATGGGCACGCTGACCAGCAGCGTGCAGCCGTTGTAG
- a CDS encoding flagellar biosynthetic protein FliQ: protein MLTPESAVDIVSNAVHITALIVCVLIVPSLIGGLLISIFQAATQINEQMLSFLPRLLITLGMLIFAGHWILRTLSELFIESFQQAGRLVG from the coding sequence ATGCTCACACCCGAAAGCGCCGTCGATATCGTTTCCAACGCTGTGCACATCACCGCGCTGATCGTTTGCGTGCTGATCGTGCCGAGCCTGATCGGCGGCCTGCTGATCAGCATCTTCCAGGCGGCCACGCAGATCAACGAGCAGATGCTCAGCTTCCTGCCGCGCCTGCTGATTACCCTGGGAATGCTGATCTTCGCCGGGCACTGGATCCTGCGGACGCTTTCGGAGTTGTTCATCGAGTCGTTCCAGCAGGCGGGCCGACTGGTCGGCTGA
- the fliR gene encoding flagellar biosynthetic protein FliR → MQHGTSILQAFDYLQLLQAWWWPFCRIMAVFGLAPIFSHKAIPMRLRILLGLALTVALGAALPRPPAIDPLSAHGLLVALEQVAFGLMLGLALMLVFTVFMVVGDVISTQLGLSMAVYNDPMNGVSSSSILYQLYFILLVFLFLAIDGHLLVVSILYQSFIYWPVGSGLHYLGLQSVLGSLAWVFSAAVLITLPVVFCMTLVQFCFGLLNRISPALNLFSLGFPMAVLCGLLCIWLTLPDIPENYLKLTRQLLDAIGRIFQEGRHG, encoded by the coding sequence ATGCAGCACGGGACGTCGATCCTGCAGGCATTCGATTACCTGCAACTGTTGCAGGCCTGGTGGTGGCCGTTCTGCCGGATAATGGCGGTGTTCGGCCTCGCGCCGATCTTCAGCCACAAGGCGATCCCGATGCGCCTGCGCATCCTGCTCGGGCTGGCGCTCACCGTCGCCCTGGGCGCCGCGCTGCCGCGCCCGCCGGCCATCGACCCGCTGTCGGCGCACGGCCTGCTGGTTGCGCTGGAGCAGGTCGCCTTCGGCCTGATGCTGGGGCTGGCGCTGATGCTGGTGTTCACTGTGTTCATGGTGGTGGGTGACGTGATCTCCACCCAGCTCGGCCTGAGCATGGCGGTGTACAACGACCCCATGAACGGCGTGTCGTCGTCCTCGATCCTCTACCAGTTGTATTTCATCCTGCTGGTGTTCCTGTTCCTCGCCATCGACGGCCACCTGCTGGTGGTGAGCATCCTCTACCAGAGTTTCATCTACTGGCCGGTGGGCAGCGGCCTGCATTACCTGGGGCTGCAGTCGGTGCTGGGCAGCCTGGCCTGGGTGTTCTCCGCCGCCGTGCTGATCACTCTGCCGGTGGTGTTCTGCATGACCCTGGTGCAGTTCTGCTTCGGCCTGCTCAACCGTATTTCGCCAGCGCTCAACCTGTTCTCCCTGGGCTTCCCGATGGCGGTGCTGTGCGGCCTGCTGTGCATCTGGCTGACCCTGCCGGACATCCCGGAAAACTACCTCAAGCTCACCCGCCAACTGCTCGACGCCATCGGCCGGATCTTCCAGGAGGGGCGGCATGGCTGA
- the flhB gene encoding flagellar biosynthesis protein FlhB, with translation MADQNSAQEKTEEASQQKLKKSREEGQVSRSKDLSTTLSLLATLVALKFSVLHFYNGLKEGFALSFIDLKHSEIGLDDLPLVLGHHLVLFVTTLLPLLVTPLLVVLFSMIPGGWIFSSNNFMPKFSKLNPLTGLGRIFSMQNWTELGKSLLKIAVLIAVAVYQLLAALPGLLALQRGDVQGAIGTAFGTFYDITLSLLVVFILFSLIDIPLQYFFFKKKLRMTKQERKEEHKNQEGRPEVKARIRQLQRQLVQRQINKVIKTADVVIVNPVHFAVALRYDPKKAQAPYVVAKGLDETALYIRKMARAHDLEVLELPPLARAIYATTQVNQQIPAQLYKAVAHVLTYILQLKAWRSGRRERPELIKNLPIPEELVNRV, from the coding sequence ATGGCTGATCAGAACAGCGCCCAGGAAAAGACCGAAGAGGCCTCCCAGCAGAAGCTCAAGAAGAGCCGCGAGGAAGGCCAGGTCAGCCGCTCCAAGGACCTTTCCACCACTCTGTCGCTGCTGGCCACGCTGGTGGCGCTGAAGTTCAGCGTGCTGCATTTCTACAACGGCCTGAAGGAAGGCTTCGCGCTGTCCTTCATCGACCTCAAGCACAGCGAGATCGGCCTGGACGACCTGCCGCTGGTGCTGGGGCATCATCTCGTGCTGTTCGTCACCACGCTGCTGCCGCTGCTGGTGACGCCGCTGCTGGTGGTGCTGTTCTCGATGATTCCCGGCGGCTGGATCTTCTCCAGCAATAACTTCATGCCCAAGTTTTCCAAGCTCAACCCGCTGACCGGGCTGGGGCGCATCTTCTCGATGCAGAACTGGACCGAGCTGGGCAAGTCGCTGCTTAAGATCGCCGTGCTGATCGCGGTGGCGGTGTATCAGTTGCTCGCCGCGCTGCCCGGGCTGCTGGCGTTGCAGCGCGGCGATGTGCAGGGCGCCATCGGCACGGCCTTCGGTACCTTCTACGACATCACCCTGTCGCTGCTGGTGGTGTTCATCCTGTTCTCCCTGATCGACATCCCGCTGCAGTATTTCTTCTTCAAGAAGAAGCTGCGCATGACCAAGCAGGAGCGCAAGGAAGAGCACAAGAACCAGGAAGGACGGCCGGAGGTGAAGGCGCGCATCCGCCAGTTGCAGCGCCAGTTGGTGCAGCGGCAGATCAACAAGGTGATCAAGACCGCCGACGTGGTGATCGTGAACCCGGTGCACTTCGCCGTGGCGCTGCGCTACGACCCGAAGAAGGCCCAGGCGCCCTATGTGGTTGCCAAGGGCCTGGACGAGACCGCGCTGTACATCCGCAAGATGGCCAGGGCCCATGACCTGGAAGTGCTCGAACTGCCGCCGCTGGCCCGCGCGATCTATGCCACCACCCAGGTCAACCAGCAGATTCCGGCGCAGTTGTACAAGGCTGTCGCCCATGTCCTGACCTACATCCTCCAGCTCAAGGCCTGGCGCTCCGGGCGCCGCGAGCGGCCCGAGCTGATCAAGAACCTCCCGATTCCCGAAGAACTGGTGAACAGAGTCTGA
- a CDS encoding flagellar biosynthesis protein FlhA, which produces MRLLQSLLPTFQSGRIGIPLIILSILAMIILPLPPLVLDALFTFNIVVAILVLLVSVSSKSPLDFSLLPTVVLVTTLLRLTLNVASTRVVLLEGHTGTGAAGKVIEAFGHVVIGGNFIVGLIVFVILMIINFMVITKGGERISEVTARFTLDALPGKQMAIDADLNAGLIDQNEAKRRRSEVAKEADFYGAMDGASKFVRGDAIAGILILLINLFGGLAIGVFVYDLQAGAAFQRYALLTIGDGLVAQIPALLLSTAAAIIVTRVNESAEITSLVRKQMLASPALLYTVAGILVVLGLVPGMPHMAFFAFAALVAFIAWRLALAGPPVEAQTLEQTQALTQAMDQERAQQLAWEDIPLVERLSVSLGYKLVSLVNQASGAPLPQRIRGVRQTLSENLGFLLPEVQIRDSLRLKASQYAIHINGERIDGAEIHADRLMAIPSPELYGEIDGILGVDPAYRMQVVWILPADKSRALNLGYQVIDCASVVATHLSKVIREHLPDIFKHDDVEHLMQRLTLQAPKLAESLKAQLSYSQQHRVYRQLLQEEVPLKDIVTIASALLEGSETTKDPVLLASDVRYALRRSIVSSIAGDRPELTVFVLENALENTLLGALNIAQQAGPVSLDNIPVEPSLLNQLQHSMPVVKEKLRKDGHPPILTVMPQLRPLLARYARVFSPGLHVLSQNEIPERVGVQIMGTLG; this is translated from the coding sequence ATGCGCCTATTGCAGTCACTATTGCCGACTTTCCAGAGCGGCCGTATCGGCATCCCGCTGATCATCCTGTCGATCCTCGCGATGATCATCCTGCCCCTGCCGCCGCTGGTGCTGGATGCCCTGTTCACCTTCAACATAGTCGTGGCCATCCTGGTGCTGCTGGTCAGCGTGTCGTCGAAGAGTCCGCTGGACTTCTCGCTGCTGCCCACCGTGGTGCTGGTTACCACGTTGCTGCGCTTGACCCTGAACGTGGCCTCCACCCGCGTCGTGCTGCTGGAGGGCCACACCGGCACGGGCGCTGCGGGCAAGGTGATCGAGGCGTTCGGCCACGTGGTGATCGGCGGCAACTTCATCGTCGGCCTGATCGTTTTCGTGATCCTCATGATCATCAACTTCATGGTCATCACCAAGGGTGGCGAACGTATCTCCGAGGTGACCGCGCGCTTCACCCTGGACGCGCTGCCCGGCAAGCAGATGGCCATCGATGCAGACCTCAACGCCGGCCTGATCGACCAGAACGAGGCCAAGCGCCGCCGCTCGGAAGTGGCCAAGGAAGCCGACTTCTATGGCGCGATGGACGGCGCCTCGAAGTTCGTTCGCGGTGACGCCATCGCCGGCATCCTGATCCTGCTGATCAACCTGTTCGGCGGCCTGGCCATTGGCGTGTTCGTCTATGACCTGCAAGCCGGCGCCGCCTTCCAGCGCTACGCCCTGCTGACCATCGGCGACGGACTGGTGGCGCAGATTCCCGCGCTGCTGCTGTCCACCGCGGCGGCGATCATCGTCACCCGGGTCAACGAGTCAGCGGAAATAACCAGCCTGGTGCGCAAGCAGATGCTCGCCTCGCCGGCGCTGCTCTACACCGTGGCCGGCATTCTCGTGGTGCTCGGCCTGGTGCCGGGCATGCCGCACATGGCCTTCTTCGCCTTCGCCGCGCTGGTGGCGTTCATTGCCTGGCGCCTGGCGCTGGCCGGCCCGCCGGTGGAGGCGCAGACCCTGGAGCAGACCCAGGCGCTGACCCAGGCGATGGACCAGGAGCGCGCGCAGCAACTGGCCTGGGAGGACATTCCGCTGGTGGAGCGGCTGTCGGTATCGCTGGGCTACAAGCTGGTCAGCCTGGTCAACCAGGCCAGCGGCGCGCCGTTGCCGCAGCGGATTCGCGGGGTGCGCCAGACGCTCTCGGAGAACCTGGGCTTCCTCCTGCCGGAAGTGCAGATTCGCGACAGCCTGCGTCTGAAAGCCTCGCAGTACGCCATCCACATCAACGGCGAGCGCATCGACGGCGCGGAAATCCATGCCGACCGGCTGATGGCGATTCCTTCGCCGGAACTGTATGGCGAGATCGACGGCATCCTCGGCGTCGATCCGGCGTACCGCATGCAGGTGGTGTGGATCCTCCCGGCGGACAAGTCGCGCGCGCTCAACCTCGGCTACCAGGTGATCGACTGCGCCAGCGTGGTCGCCACCCATCTGAGCAAGGTGATCCGAGAACACCTGCCGGACATCTTCAAGCACGATGATGTCGAGCACCTGATGCAGCGTCTGACACTGCAGGCACCCAAGCTGGCCGAGTCGCTGAAGGCACAGCTCAGCTACTCGCAGCAGCATCGCGTATACCGCCAGTTGCTGCAGGAAGAAGTGCCGCTCAAGGACATCGTCACCATCGCCAGCGCCCTGCTCGAAGGCAGCGAGACCACCAAGGACCCGGTGCTGCTGGCCTCGGACGTGCGCTATGCGCTGCGCCGCAGCATCGTGTCGAGCATCGCGGGCGACCGCCCGGAGCTGACGGTGTTCGTGCTGGAGAATGCGCTGGAGAACACCCTGCTTGGCGCCCTGAACATCGCTCAGCAGGCAGGCCCGGTAAGCCTGGACAATATTCCGGTGGAGCCCAGCCTGCTCAACCAGTTGCAGCACAGCATGCCGGTGGTCAAGGAGAAGCTGCGCAAGGACGGCCATCCGCCGATTCTCACCGTGATGCCGCAACTGCGCCCGCTGCTGGCGCGCTATGCGAGGGTGTTCAGCCCCGGGTTGCACGTGCTGTCGCAGAACGAAATACCCGAGCGGGTCGGGGTGCAGATCATGGGAACGCTGGGCTAA
- a CDS encoding PilZ domain-containing protein, giving the protein MRKHRRLTFRHIGQINVTNRLSGDAMGVVGDVSMGGLRLVTDAPLAAGSCYDMRLEIPVREDHTRSVDITAICQWSRKDAKSGRFEQGFKLDRPSAAFTELVTSMSVSFNRSLLGRARLQ; this is encoded by the coding sequence ATGCGCAAGCACCGTCGATTGACCTTCCGCCACATTGGCCAGATCAACGTGACCAACCGCCTCAGCGGCGACGCGATGGGCGTCGTGGGCGACGTATCGATGGGAGGCCTGCGCCTGGTGACCGACGCCCCGCTGGCCGCCGGCAGTTGCTATGACATGCGCCTGGAAATCCCGGTACGAGAGGACCACACCCGTTCGGTGGACATCACCGCGATCTGCCAGTGGTCGCGCAAGGACGCCAAGAGCGGCCGCTTCGAGCAGGGCTTCAAGCTGGACCGGCCGAGCGCGGCCTTCACCGAACTGGTGACCTCGATGTCGGTGAGCTTCAACCGCAGCCTGCTGGGGCGCGCGCGCCTGCAGTGA
- a CDS encoding PAS domain-containing protein, whose product MDPLQLLLDRGLLLSDSLSSNGRFIEVSAEQTDQLGYPPGSLDGEGIEQVYTADSVNALLQLFASPPADERVQDLELTLIRHNGGLLPVLASGVLQWRDGAPARLYLVKMPLGPISRRLGELQSANEVMSQMLFSARVAYWCIEFAESVDVRETPDEIVRQVFENRSYWRMCNRAMANIYEMPADVDFSEQPVRLYWPRSPANEEFVRRLIEAEFHVDGALSVDRRHDGSPAYVENDVRASIHNGRMLRMWGSLRDVSQELRMQHDAEQRIEALRRVFDAVPDAVLVIDEQAQPQWRNAAFEQTFGITRAAGLASTLNRLPLPERTWQVLDLPDQFGNYQSFDSHCSRILIREGVAWRVFVLRQAGKATELHP is encoded by the coding sequence ATGGACCCGCTACAACTGCTGCTGGACAGGGGACTGCTGCTGTCCGATAGCCTGTCGTCCAATGGACGATTCATCGAGGTTTCTGCCGAGCAGACCGATCAGCTCGGCTACCCGCCGGGTTCTCTGGATGGTGAAGGGATCGAGCAGGTTTACACCGCCGATTCGGTCAACGCCTTGCTCCAGTTGTTCGCCAGCCCGCCGGCCGATGAGCGCGTGCAGGATCTGGAGCTGACGCTGATCCGCCACAATGGAGGACTGCTGCCGGTGCTCGCCAGCGGCGTGCTGCAGTGGCGCGATGGCGCTCCGGCGCGGCTGTATCTGGTGAAAATGCCGCTGGGCCCGATCAGCCGCCGCCTGGGAGAACTGCAAAGTGCCAACGAGGTGATGAGCCAGATGCTGTTCAGCGCCCGGGTGGCGTACTGGTGTATCGAATTCGCCGAGTCGGTGGATGTGCGCGAGACGCCTGACGAGATCGTTCGCCAGGTATTCGAGAACCGCTCCTACTGGCGCATGTGCAACCGCGCTATGGCCAACATCTACGAGATGCCTGCCGACGTTGATTTCAGCGAGCAGCCGGTGCGTTTGTACTGGCCGCGCAGCCCCGCCAACGAAGAGTTCGTGCGGCGCCTGATCGAGGCGGAGTTCCACGTCGACGGCGCGCTTTCGGTAGACCGCCGCCACGACGGCTCTCCCGCCTATGTGGAGAACGACGTGCGCGCCAGCATCCACAATGGCCGCATGCTGCGCATGTGGGGCAGCCTGCGCGATGTAAGCCAGGAGCTGCGCATGCAGCACGATGCCGAGCAGCGCATCGAGGCGCTGCGCCGGGTCTTCGATGCGGTGCCCGACGCCGTGCTGGTGATCGACGAACAGGCGCAGCCGCAATGGCGCAACGCGGCCTTCGAGCAGACTTTCGGCATCACCCGCGCCGCCGGGCTGGCCTCGACCCTGAACCGCCTGCCGCTGCCCGAACGCACCTGGCAGGTGCTCGACCTGCCGGACCAGTTCGGCAACTACCAGTCCTTCGATAGCCACTGCTCGCGGATCCTGATCCGCGAGGGGGTAGCCTGGCGCGTCTTCGTGCTGCGTCAGGCGGGCAAGGCCACGGAGCTGCATCCATGA
- a CDS encoding dimethylamine monooxygenase subunit DmmA family protein produces the protein MLITGIKSRPVYDQLRPLAGGHHHIVAGQGSGGAAMLRLLAEMPRTAPIRVLYSTESFSGQNHLAALRDITDVELAIYPSNRALVDDLHALLGQSRMGTRLYLAGSESFIGTAMQAADAINLNKDEVLREHAGSFVRRVWCVHCDGYTENVTQRVFDCPHCARTLVVRDHYSRRLAAFQAVKADAEVPGELPEAEELDT, from the coding sequence ATGCTCATCACAGGTATCAAGAGCCGGCCGGTCTACGACCAGTTGCGCCCGCTCGCCGGTGGTCATCACCACATCGTCGCAGGCCAGGGCAGCGGCGGCGCCGCCATGCTCCGCCTGCTCGCCGAGATGCCGCGCACCGCGCCCATCCGCGTGCTGTATTCCACCGAGTCCTTCTCTGGCCAGAACCACCTGGCCGCGCTGCGCGACATCACCGATGTCGAGCTTGCGATCTACCCGAGCAACCGCGCGCTCGTCGATGACCTGCACGCGCTGCTGGGCCAGTCGCGCATGGGTACCCGCCTGTACCTGGCCGGCTCCGAGAGCTTCATCGGCACCGCCATGCAGGCCGCCGACGCGATCAACCTGAACAAGGACGAAGTGCTGCGCGAGCACGCCGGCTCCTTCGTGCGCCGCGTCTGGTGCGTGCACTGCGACGGCTACACCGAGAACGTCACCCAGCGCGTCTTCGATTGCCCGCACTGCGCCCGCACCCTGGTGGTACGCGACCACTACTCGCGCCGCCTGGCTGCCTTCCAGGCGGTGAAGGCCGACGCCGAAGTCCCCGGCGAGCTGCCGGAAGCCGAGGAGCTAGATACATGA
- a CDS encoding PDR/VanB family oxidoreductase: MSQSNGTLKVRVTRIEQVTPEIKRFTLASTDGSHLTPFSGGSNVVVLMPHAGGTYRNAYSLMSSPYDASAYQIAVRRVEDGRGGSKHMHDVVKEGDELEILRPVNLFPLSKHARLHLFIAGGVGITPVCSQLAELRLRGTPFEVHLAVRGDAHARLGEELLQEYGDAVRLYRDDRGERLDISAVLADRPLGSDVYVCGPEGMIQATIDAAHAHGWTDSHIHYERFLEQGSVGEAFQVTLARSGATIDVSPDQSLLEAAEAAGHEIPYLCRGGACGMCETNVLELDGEILHTDDWLSDEDKAANTKIMPCVSRAKCSRLVIDC; this comes from the coding sequence ATGAGCCAGTCCAACGGAACTCTGAAAGTCCGCGTAACCCGCATCGAGCAGGTGACCCCGGAGATCAAGCGCTTCACCCTGGCGTCCACCGACGGCTCGCACCTGACCCCGTTCTCCGGCGGCAGCAACGTCGTGGTGCTGATGCCCCACGCCGGCGGCACCTACCGCAATGCCTACTCGCTGATGAGTTCGCCCTACGACGCCAGTGCCTACCAGATCGCCGTGCGCCGCGTGGAAGACGGCCGTGGCGGGTCCAAGCACATGCACGACGTGGTGAAGGAAGGCGACGAGCTGGAAATCCTTCGCCCGGTGAACCTGTTCCCGCTGAGCAAGCACGCGCGCCTGCACCTGTTCATCGCCGGCGGCGTGGGCATCACGCCGGTGTGCTCGCAACTGGCCGAGCTGCGCCTGCGCGGCACGCCCTTCGAAGTGCACCTGGCGGTACGCGGCGATGCCCATGCGCGCCTGGGTGAAGAGCTGCTGCAGGAATACGGCGATGCCGTGCGCCTGTACCGCGACGACCGCGGCGAGCGCCTGGACATTTCCGCCGTGCTGGCCGACCGCCCGCTGGGCAGCGACGTCTACGTCTGCGGTCCCGAGGGCATGATCCAGGCGACCATCGACGCCGCCCACGCCCACGGCTGGACCGACAGCCACATCCACTACGAGCGCTTCCTCGAACAGGGCAGCGTCGGCGAGGCGTTCCAGGTCACCCTGGCGCGCAGCGGCGCGACCATCGACGTGTCGCCTGACCAGAGCCTGCTGGAGGCCGCCGAGGCCGCCGGCCACGAGATTCCGTACCTGTGCCGCGGCGGCGCCTGCGGCATGTGCGAGACCAATGTTCTCGAACTGGACGGCGAAATCCTCCACACCGACGACTGGCTGTCCGACGAGGACAAGGCCGCCAATACCAAAATCATGCCCTGTGTGTCGCGCGCTAAGTGCTCGCGGCTGGTCATCGACTGCTGA
- a CDS encoding heme-dependent oxidative N-demethylase family protein — protein MTIQFRPDETYRDDYTYKNSPECIARAPWPFPDDEYMYSMNLEPHVSVGDGAFRAVFDIDEHYISECRDRAITLEKDPGMHYVSAPHMMEAQWDLLELIMESYAKDYPEYFSLEKDGTRWHWTNKLLNIDDTFTFGDPSTLPFEPMEYVTRQAQGDWVLQEERDGTLYWGAGIATQRADYSLRFNLGMAWHEFHGPVPLVKETGMLDRALKFLLRLRNGHPVRRLNWSLTVNPRLDVSAESLPEWAPDRTTVTAENAGQKVYLRIELQPLHRLPRSNAIVFPIRTYLLSLEDIATNPAWAKRMHRVLKTLNQELVDYKGFTRYRDQAVEWLSQFDDGQ, from the coding sequence GTGACCATTCAATTCCGCCCCGACGAAACCTACCGCGACGATTACACCTACAAGAACAGCCCGGAGTGCATCGCCCGCGCGCCCTGGCCCTTCCCGGACGACGAGTACATGTACTCGATGAACCTGGAACCGCATGTCAGCGTGGGCGACGGCGCCTTCCGCGCAGTGTTCGACATCGATGAGCACTACATCAGCGAGTGCCGCGACCGCGCGATCACCCTGGAGAAAGACCCGGGCATGCACTACGTCTCGGCGCCGCACATGATGGAGGCGCAGTGGGACCTGCTCGAACTGATCATGGAGTCCTACGCCAAGGACTACCCGGAGTACTTCTCCCTGGAGAAGGACGGCACCCGCTGGCACTGGACCAACAAGCTGCTGAACATCGACGACACCTTCACTTTCGGTGATCCCTCGACCCTACCCTTTGAACCGATGGAGTACGTCACCCGCCAGGCCCAGGGCGACTGGGTCCTGCAGGAAGAGCGCGACGGCACCCTGTACTGGGGCGCGGGTATCGCCACCCAGCGCGCCGACTACTCGCTGCGCTTCAACCTGGGCATGGCCTGGCACGAGTTCCACGGCCCGGTGCCGCTGGTGAAGGAAACCGGCATGCTCGACCGCGCGCTGAAGTTCCTCCTGCGCCTGCGCAACGGCCACCCGGTACGCCGCCTGAACTGGTCGCTGACCGTCAACCCGCGCCTGGACGTCTCCGCCGAGTCCCTGCCCGAGTGGGCGCCGGACCGCACCACGGTGACCGCCGAGAACGCCGGTCAAAAGGTCTACTTGCGCATCGAGCTGCAACCGCTGCACCGTCTGCCGCGCAGCAACGCCATCGTGTTCCCGATCCGCACCTACCTGTTGAGCCTGGAAGACATCGCCACCAACCCCGCGTGGGCCAAGCGCATGCACCGCGTGCTCAAGACCCTCAACCAGGAACTGGTCGACTACAAGGGCTTCACCCGCTACCGCGACCAGGCCGTGGAGTGGCTCTCGCAGT